One Thiocapsa sp. genomic window carries:
- a CDS encoding HugZ family protein: MSSEPSTDAPSSSPDLHAVYEELRLFRAGFSTLAMATCGPDGEPDASYAPYLEVEGDLYVFVSALSTHTANLIETGRVSVLFIEDETRAAHPFVRRRLTLQCRVEEIARDRDGYEGVLDLFETRFGGLVKTLRALVDFHLLRLHPERGRYVKGFGKAFAIDDLELARIRHLREIGRRGVPGDDSAA, encoded by the coding sequence ATGTCCAGCGAGCCGAGCACCGACGCACCATCCTCCTCGCCCGATCTCCATGCGGTCTACGAGGAGCTTCGGCTGTTTCGCGCCGGGTTTTCGACACTCGCGATGGCGACCTGCGGTCCGGACGGCGAACCCGACGCGAGCTATGCGCCTTATCTGGAGGTGGAAGGCGATCTCTACGTCTTCGTCAGCGCGCTCTCGACCCACACCGCCAACCTGATCGAAACGGGGCGAGTCAGCGTGCTCTTCATCGAAGACGAGACAAGGGCTGCGCACCCGTTCGTGCGTCGACGTCTGACCTTACAGTGCCGGGTCGAGGAGATCGCGCGCGACAGAGACGGGTACGAAGGCGTCCTCGACCTGTTCGAGACCCGCTTCGGCGGTCTGGTCAAGACCTTGCGCGCGTTGGTGGACTTTCATCTTCTGCGCTTGCATCCGGAGCGCGGGCGCTACGTGAAAGGGTTCGGCAAGGCGTTCGCCATTGACGATCTCGAGCTTGCCCGCATCCGGCATCTCCGAGAGATCGGCCGTCGCGGTGTTCCGGGGGACGATTCCGCAGCCTGA
- the folP gene encoding dihydropteroate synthase yields MNSTPSGHDTPPLIMGILNVTPDSFSDGGLYSETAVAVQHALAMIDEGADIIDIGGESTRPGSLPVPAPEQERRVLPVILRLRECVPSSTRISIDTTSARVAEAALDAGADWINDTSAGRDDPAMLALAADRDVPIVLMHRQGMPDAMQQNPRYTDVVAEVRGFLAERIEAALAAGIGQDKILIDPGIGFGKTIEHNLALMAGLGELVRLGPPLLLGASRKRFLSAVCGEPDLAALMPATCATTTIGVLAGVKVLRVHDVAGNRQAADVAWSIRCARG; encoded by the coding sequence ATGAACAGCACGCCGTCGGGGCACGACACGCCGCCCCTCATCATGGGCATCCTCAACGTGACGCCCGACAGTTTTTCCGACGGCGGCCTTTACTCGGAAACCGCCGTTGCCGTGCAACATGCCCTCGCGATGATCGACGAGGGCGCCGACATCATCGACATCGGCGGGGAGTCCACACGGCCAGGCTCGCTGCCCGTCCCCGCCCCGGAGCAAGAGCGCCGGGTGCTCCCGGTGATCCTGCGCCTGCGCGAATGCGTACCGAGCAGCACCCGAATCAGTATCGACACCACCTCCGCCCGGGTGGCCGAGGCCGCGCTCGACGCCGGTGCCGACTGGATCAACGACACCTCCGCCGGACGCGACGATCCGGCCATGCTCGCCCTGGCGGCGGATCGAGACGTGCCGATCGTCTTGATGCATCGTCAAGGGATGCCGGACGCCATGCAGCAGAACCCGCGTTATACGGACGTGGTCGCGGAGGTTCGGGGCTTTCTCGCCGAGCGTATCGAAGCGGCCTTGGCCGCGGGGATTGGGCAGGACAAGATCCTGATCGACCCGGGCATCGGATTCGGCAAGACGATCGAGCACAACCTCGCGCTCATGGCCGGGCTGGGCGAGCTGGTCCGCCTCGGGCCGCCCCTGCTGCTGGGGGCAAGCCGAAAGCGCTTCCTGAGCGCCGTCTGCGGGGAGCCGGACCTTGCCGCCCTCATGCCCGCAACCTGCGCGACCACGACCATCGGTGTCCTGGCCGGCGTGAAGGTCTTGCGGGTGCATGATGTCGCCGGCAACCGCCAAGCCGCGGACGTGGCCTGGTCGATCCGCTGCGCTCGGGGCTGA
- a CDS encoding pilin, with protein MSSKTRIRGFTLIEIMIIVAVIGILAAIALPAYQDYTVRSKVSEGLGFASAAKVAVVSAYSNTGLPGSNAEAGLSEAGDFESQYVESVKIEEGGNIRVTFNDTIPQLTGKSVMLAATERGGAIDWCCYSEDIEARYMPASCRDAAQCGSTKGGNGDTKCPPPLTPTGESGMCKLPDGQDNCPDGWSRTGQGRNCKKSG; from the coding sequence ATGAGCAGCAAGACAAGGATCCGTGGCTTCACCCTGATCGAGATCATGATCATCGTCGCCGTGATCGGCATCCTCGCCGCCATCGCGCTGCCGGCCTATCAGGACTATACGGTTCGCAGCAAGGTCAGCGAGGGGCTCGGCTTCGCCTCGGCCGCGAAGGTTGCGGTGGTGTCTGCCTACAGCAACACAGGCTTGCCGGGGAGCAATGCCGAGGCGGGACTGTCCGAGGCGGGCGATTTCGAAAGCCAGTACGTTGAGTCGGTCAAGATCGAAGAAGGCGGCAATATTCGAGTCACCTTCAACGACACCATCCCGCAACTCACGGGCAAAAGCGTGATGCTTGCTGCGACGGAGCGCGGCGGTGCGATCGATTGGTGTTGTTACAGCGAGGATATCGAAGCGCGGTATATGCCGGCGTCTTGTCGCGATGCAGCCCAATGCGGCAGTACCAAAGGCGGAAACGGCGATACGAAATGTCCGCCGCCACTAACCCCGACCGGAGAAAGCGGTATGTGCAAACTTCCAGACGGCCAAGATAACTGCCCAGACGGTTGGAGTCGCACAGGACAAGGACGAAACTGCAAAAAAAGCGGTTGA
- a CDS encoding FAD:protein FMN transferase has product MRWSLSAQIRALACLSLLVAVLLTSGCSEPETLVEIHGSTMGTTYSVKLVALPRDLTADALKAQLDARLDTVNALMSTYRPDSELSRFNASRSTDWFSVDPELAGLVARAQSISALSGGAFDVTVGPLVNLWGFGPDAHPFRVPDQQTIEETRARVGHDKLNVRDQPPALRKDHPELYVDLSAIAKGYGVDRIADLLDRLGVSAYLAEIGGEIKAKGTKPGDQPWRIAIERPEATSRTVYRVVALEDDAMATSGDYRNFYEQDGRIYSHTIDPATGRPVAHALASVTVITEDCATADALATTFLVLGPERGLSLAESLGVGAFFVSRAGEDYVHAATSAFEASVSEKDPH; this is encoded by the coding sequence ATGCGTTGGAGCCTCTCAGCACAGATCCGAGCATTGGCCTGCCTATCCTTGCTCGTCGCGGTTCTCCTTACGAGCGGATGCAGCGAACCCGAGACACTCGTCGAGATCCACGGCAGCACCATGGGGACGACCTACAGCGTCAAGCTCGTCGCGCTTCCCCGGGATCTGACGGCCGATGCACTGAAAGCGCAGCTCGATGCACGTCTCGATACCGTCAACGCCCTGATGTCGACCTATCGCCCGGACTCGGAGCTGTCGCGTTTCAATGCGAGCCGATCGACAGATTGGTTTTCGGTCGACCCAGAGCTGGCCGGTCTCGTCGCCCGCGCTCAATCCATCAGCGCGCTGAGCGGCGGGGCCTTCGACGTGACCGTCGGTCCGCTGGTGAATCTCTGGGGATTCGGGCCGGATGCCCACCCGTTTCGGGTTCCGGACCAGCAGACGATCGAGGAGACCCGCGCACGCGTGGGCCACGACAAGCTCAACGTGCGTGATCAACCGCCGGCGCTGCGCAAGGATCACCCCGAGCTCTATGTCGACCTGTCCGCCATCGCCAAAGGCTACGGTGTCGACCGGATCGCAGACCTCTTGGACCGACTCGGCGTGAGCGCCTACCTCGCCGAGATCGGCGGAGAGATCAAGGCGAAGGGAACCAAGCCCGGCGATCAGCCCTGGCGCATCGCCATCGAGCGCCCGGAGGCGACCTCGCGGACCGTCTACCGAGTCGTCGCACTCGAGGACGACGCCATGGCCACCTCCGGCGACTATCGAAACTTCTACGAGCAGGACGGACGGATCTACTCGCACACCATCGATCCAGCTACCGGCCGACCGGTCGCGCACGCCTTGGCATCCGTCACCGTCATCACCGAGGACTGCGCGACCGCCGACGCCCTGGCGACGACCTTCCTGGTCCTCGGGCCCGAGCGCGGTTTGAGCCTCGCCGAATCGCTCGGCGTCGGCGCCTTCTTCGTCAGCCGCGCCGGCGAGGACTACGTGCACGCGGCGACATCCGCCTTCGAGGCATCGGTGAGCGAGAAGGACCCGCACTGA
- a CDS encoding efflux RND transporter permease subunit has translation MADPIASPPPPESAPSSSADASLPLGLAGRIARAFINTPVTPMLLFGALFLGILGLLFTPRQEDPQISVPMIDIFVQYPGASAQQVERLVTDPLERIMKEINGVRHVYSATQRGAAMVTVRFEVGEEMGASIVKVHDKLQSNMDRMPPDVQMPLVKPVGVDDVPVVTLTLWSEDVEDHQLRKLGLDLLQAVGSLPDAGKGFVVGGREDQIRVEVLMERLAGHGITLDRIANTIRTANSEQTTGVSESGGTAYNVYSGSFLRNAEDVGRLVIGNRGDYPLYLRDIATVEHVPQDTKQIVNHFTGPAYAGEHRADGAQAVTVAIAKKQGTNGVTVARQILGKVEELKTTLIPSNVHVEVTRNYGKSANDKVNELLRAMFEAAVIVAVLCLIGLGARAAFVVITVIPVVILLTIWWAWMVDYTIDRVSLFALIFAIGILVDDATVVVENIFRHWLESGKTTIETAVRAVDEVGNPTILATFTIIAALLPMGWVSGLMGPYMRPIPVLGSSAMFFSLVAAFVFTPWFALRVRPRLAALEKAERREEQTRRWVSRFYRPLVMPLIRNRRLGSAFLVGTILTTAGVCVLFYTQTVPVKMLPFDNKPEFSVVVNMPEGTALPVTANVVHRLAEKVRTMPEVTAVQTYVGTAQPFNFNGMVRHYYLRERPWEGDLLVMLKDKNARKLGSHALAVAAREMLTPLAHELGARIAVVEMPPGPPVLQTVVAEVYGPDAETRRRVATDLTGIFEEVEGIVDVDSYMAEPYSYWRFEVDAEKAVRMGISVDAVNRNLAMAMGGFKLGDVKRGVVQEPTFIVLQIPLASRAEIGSLASLPIQSEMGGQVPLGELGRFVRQQEDPVIYHKDLRPMEYVVGEMQGRLGAPIYGMLEVEDRLETYRAPDGVQISGMPRGLIGPPLTDRQSGFEWSGEWTVTYETFRDMGLAFIAALILIYGLIVWEFRNFKIAGLIMSPIPLTLIGIVPGHLLMGAEFTATSMIGLIALGGIIVRQSILIVEFVKIEVAKGKTVKEAAVAGAEIRMRPILITSLTLMAGAWAIIEDPIFQGMAVSLLFGAGVATLMAVIVIPLGCISLCREFYLVETASGERALSASYGEIEGVPMPDPPAPGVVRARPAGGRSILLQLWSALVGVVFSVIEGVGKLLAWLRQRRSGRSGKGSGAVSDAAVAQADTASGGSVAESRAEPAPQAAAVKRSSAAARKPARAPRKAATKAVADDGSTVKKPRARRSTKKTADKPEDPGER, from the coding sequence ATGGCCGATCCGATCGCCTCGCCTCCTCCTCCTGAATCCGCGCCGTCCTCCTCGGCGGACGCGTCTCTACCGCTCGGCCTCGCCGGTCGTATTGCACGCGCCTTCATCAATACGCCGGTCACGCCGATGCTGTTGTTCGGCGCGCTCTTTCTCGGGATCCTGGGTCTGCTGTTCACGCCGCGACAGGAGGATCCGCAGATCTCGGTCCCGATGATCGACATCTTCGTACAGTATCCGGGCGCCTCCGCGCAGCAGGTCGAGCGCTTGGTGACGGACCCGCTCGAACGAATCATGAAGGAGATCAATGGCGTTCGGCACGTCTACTCGGCCACCCAGCGCGGAGCGGCGATGGTGACCGTGCGCTTCGAGGTCGGCGAGGAGATGGGCGCCTCGATCGTCAAGGTCCACGACAAGCTCCAGTCGAACATGGACCGCATGCCTCCGGACGTGCAGATGCCGCTGGTCAAGCCGGTCGGCGTGGACGATGTGCCGGTCGTGACCCTCACGCTCTGGTCGGAGGATGTCGAGGACCATCAACTGCGCAAGCTGGGTCTCGACCTGCTCCAAGCGGTCGGCTCGCTGCCGGATGCCGGCAAGGGGTTCGTCGTCGGCGGGCGGGAGGATCAGATCCGCGTCGAGGTCCTGATGGAGCGCTTGGCCGGGCACGGCATCACCCTCGATCGCATCGCCAACACCATTCGCACCGCCAACTCCGAGCAGACCACGGGTGTGAGCGAATCAGGCGGTACCGCCTACAACGTCTATTCGGGCTCCTTCCTGCGCAATGCGGAGGATGTCGGCCGGCTGGTGATCGGCAATCGCGGGGACTATCCGCTCTATCTACGCGATATCGCCACGGTCGAGCATGTCCCGCAGGACACCAAGCAGATCGTCAACCATTTCACGGGACCGGCCTACGCGGGCGAGCATCGCGCCGACGGGGCGCAAGCCGTGACCGTGGCGATCGCCAAGAAGCAGGGCACCAACGGCGTGACGGTCGCGCGCCAGATCCTCGGCAAGGTCGAGGAGCTGAAAACGACGCTCATCCCCTCGAATGTCCATGTCGAGGTCACGCGCAACTACGGCAAAAGCGCCAACGACAAGGTCAACGAGCTGTTGCGGGCGATGTTCGAGGCGGCCGTGATCGTGGCCGTCCTCTGTCTGATCGGGCTGGGCGCGCGGGCGGCCTTTGTGGTCATCACGGTCATCCCGGTGGTGATCCTGTTGACCATCTGGTGGGCCTGGATGGTCGACTACACCATCGATCGGGTCAGTCTCTTCGCGCTCATCTTCGCCATCGGCATCCTGGTCGACGATGCGACCGTGGTGGTGGAGAACATCTTTCGCCATTGGCTCGAAAGCGGCAAGACGACCATCGAGACCGCGGTGCGGGCGGTCGACGAGGTGGGCAACCCGACCATCCTGGCGACCTTCACCATCATCGCCGCCTTGCTCCCGATGGGCTGGGTGAGCGGCTTGATGGGGCCTTACATGCGCCCGATTCCGGTGCTTGGATCCTCGGCCATGTTCTTCTCGCTGGTGGCCGCCTTCGTCTTTACGCCTTGGTTTGCGTTGCGCGTTCGTCCGCGGCTGGCGGCGCTGGAGAAGGCGGAGCGACGCGAAGAGCAGACGCGCCGTTGGGTCAGTCGCTTCTATCGGCCCTTGGTGATGCCGTTGATCCGCAACCGCCGCCTCGGCAGCGCCTTCCTGGTCGGAACCATCCTCACCACGGCCGGTGTCTGCGTGCTCTTCTACACCCAGACCGTTCCGGTGAAGATGCTGCCCTTCGACAACAAGCCCGAGTTCAGCGTCGTCGTGAACATGCCCGAGGGCACGGCGCTCCCGGTGACCGCGAACGTCGTGCACCGACTCGCCGAGAAGGTGCGCACCATGCCCGAGGTGACCGCCGTCCAGACCTATGTCGGTACGGCCCAGCCCTTCAACTTCAACGGCATGGTGCGTCACTACTATTTGCGCGAGCGGCCCTGGGAGGGTGATCTCCTGGTCATGCTCAAGGACAAAAACGCGCGCAAGCTCGGCAGCCATGCCCTGGCGGTGGCCGCGCGCGAGATGCTGACCCCGCTGGCGCATGAGCTGGGTGCGCGCATCGCGGTGGTGGAGATGCCGCCGGGCCCGCCGGTGCTGCAGACCGTCGTGGCCGAGGTCTACGGACCCGATGCCGAGACCCGCCGCCGGGTCGCAACCGATTTGACCGGGATCTTCGAGGAGGTCGAGGGCATCGTCGATGTGGACAGCTACATGGCCGAGCCCTACAGCTACTGGCGCTTCGAGGTGGATGCCGAGAAGGCGGTGCGGATGGGGATCTCGGTCGACGCCGTCAATCGCAATCTCGCCATGGCGATGGGCGGCTTCAAGCTCGGGGACGTCAAGCGCGGCGTCGTCCAAGAGCCGACCTTTATCGTCCTGCAGATCCCGCTCGCCAGCCGGGCCGAGATCGGCAGTCTGGCCAGCCTGCCGATCCAATCCGAGATGGGCGGGCAGGTGCCGCTCGGCGAGCTGGGGCGCTTCGTCCGGCAGCAGGAGGATCCGGTCATCTACCACAAGGATCTGCGGCCGATGGAATACGTGGTCGGCGAGATGCAGGGCCGCCTGGGTGCGCCGATCTACGGGATGTTGGAGGTCGAGGACCGTCTCGAGACCTATCGTGCCCCCGACGGGGTGCAGATCAGCGGGATGCCGCGGGGTCTGATCGGACCGCCGCTGACCGATCGCCAATCCGGATTCGAATGGTCCGGCGAGTGGACCGTCACCTACGAGACCTTCCGCGACATGGGGCTCGCCTTCATCGCCGCGCTGATCCTCATCTACGGATTGATCGTCTGGGAGTTTCGCAACTTCAAGATCGCCGGGCTGATCATGTCGCCCATCCCCTTGACCTTGATCGGCATCGTGCCCGGTCACCTCCTCATGGGCGCCGAGTTCACCGCGACCTCCATGATCGGGCTGATCGCGCTCGGCGGCATCATCGTGCGCCAGTCGATCCTGATCGTGGAGTTCGTCAAGATCGAGGTCGCCAAGGGCAAGACCGTGAAGGAGGCGGCGGTCGCCGGTGCCGAGATCCGGATGCGCCCCATCCTCATTACCTCGCTCACCCTGATGGCCGGCGCCTGGGCGATCATCGAGGACCCCATCTTTCAGGGGATGGCCGTCAGCCTTCTGTTCGGCGCCGGTGTCGCGACCCTGATGGCGGTGATCGTCATCCCGCTCGGCTGCATCAGCCTGTGCCGCGAGTTTTATCTCGTGGAGACGGCGAGCGGGGAACGGGCGCTGTCGGCGAGCTACGGGGAGATCGAGGGTGTCCCGATGCCCGATCCGCCTGCGCCGGGTGTGGTCCGAGCGCGGCCTGCGGGCGGGAGATCGATTCTGCTTCAACTGTGGAGCGCATTGGTCGGCGTCGTCTTCAGCGTGATCGAAGGTGTCGGGAAGCTCCTCGCGTGGTTGCGACAGCGCCGATCCGGTAGGTCTGGCAAGGGTTCGGGCGCGGTTTCCGACGCGGCGGTCGCTCAAGCCGACACGGCCTCCGGTGGCTCGGTGGCCGAGTCGCGTGCCGAGCCGGCGCCGCAGGCGGCTGCCGTGAAGCGGTCGTCGGCTGCCGCTCGAAAGCCCGCGCGTGCGCCGCGAAAGGCTGCGACCAAGGCTGTCGCCGACGATGGGTCGACCGTGAAAAAGCCACGGGCCAGGCGCTCGACGAAAAAGACCGCGGACAAGCCTGAAGACCCGGGCGAGCGCTGA
- a CDS encoding DUF29 domain-containing protein: MTDARLQIELAIQDSPSLRPYPAWVLAQSYQRARRSAAMQTGRALATFPKNCPYRLEQALDEAFLPESLMS; this comes from the coding sequence ATCACCGATGCCCGGCTCCAGATCGAGCTCGCCATTCAGGACAGTCCGAGTCTGCGACCCTACCCGGCCTGGGTGCTCGCACAGAGCTACCAGCGCGCGAGACGCAGCGCCGCGATGCAGACCGGTCGGGCGCTCGCAACCTTTCCCAAGAACTGTCCCTATCGACTGGAACAGGCACTCGACGAGGCGTTCTTGCCCGAATCCTTGATGTCTTGA
- a CDS encoding DUF29 domain-containing protein, whose amino-acid sequence MNESVSYDSDFHAWALRNARLLRDGRLGELDVEHIAEELESMGASERRELLSRLQVLLVHLLKYRYQPERRSKSWLLTIIHQRTAIERLLEQSPSLRTLLVADTLANVYGKAVRETVIETDLDRSVFPIDCPYRLEEILDDDWLPDA is encoded by the coding sequence ATGAACGAGTCGGTCAGCTACGACAGCGATTTTCATGCTTGGGCGCTTCGAAACGCTCGGCTGCTGCGCGACGGCAGGCTCGGCGAGCTGGACGTCGAACATATCGCGGAGGAGCTCGAAAGCATGGGCGCAAGCGAACGTCGTGAGCTCTTGAGCCGCCTTCAGGTCCTGCTCGTCCATCTGCTGAAGTACCGATATCAACCCGAGCGGCGCAGCAAGAGCTGGCTGCTGACCATCATTCATCAGCGGACCGCAATCGAGCGCTTGCTGGAGCAATCGCCGAGCTTGCGGACCCTTTTGGTCGCGGACACCTTGGCCAATGTCTACGGCAAAGCGGTGCGGGAGACGGTCATCGAAACCGATCTGGATCGCTCCGTCTTCCCGATCGACTGTCCCTATCGACTTGAAGAGATCCTCGACGACGACTGGCTACCGGATGCCTGA
- the ruvB gene encoding Holliday junction branch migration DNA helicase RuvB — MAKPERLINADSASDELALDRAIRPRKLEDYVGQPVVREQMEIFIGAARGRGEALDHVLIFGPPGLGKTTLAHIIAHEMQVNLRQTSGPVLEKPGDLAAILTNLDAGDVLFVDEIHRLSPVVEEVLYPAMEDYQLDIMIGDGPAARSIKLDLPFFTLVGATTRAGLLTSPLRDRFGIVQRLEFYTAEDLAWIVRRSARILDIETEAEGAAEIARRARGTPRIANRLLRRVRDFAQVRADGRITAEVADQALGMLKVDALGFDHMDRRLLDAVINKFDGGPVGVESLAAAIGEERGTIEDVLEPFLIQQGYLMRTPRGRVATQAAYLHLGLRPPRSVVERAAIPDLFGVVSD, encoded by the coding sequence ATGGCGAAGCCCGAACGTCTGATCAACGCCGACTCGGCCAGCGACGAGCTGGCACTCGACCGGGCCATCCGCCCGCGCAAACTCGAGGATTATGTCGGGCAGCCGGTCGTGCGCGAGCAGATGGAGATCTTCATCGGCGCCGCACGCGGCCGCGGCGAGGCGCTGGATCATGTGCTCATCTTCGGCCCGCCGGGGCTCGGCAAGACCACGCTCGCGCACATCATCGCGCACGAGATGCAGGTCAATCTGCGTCAGACCTCCGGGCCCGTGCTGGAGAAGCCGGGCGATCTCGCGGCCATCCTCACCAACCTCGATGCGGGGGACGTGCTCTTCGTCGACGAGATCCATCGTCTGAGCCCGGTGGTCGAGGAGGTGCTCTATCCGGCGATGGAGGACTATCAGCTCGACATCATGATCGGCGACGGCCCGGCCGCGCGCTCGATCAAGCTGGATCTGCCGTTCTTTACCTTGGTCGGCGCGACCACGCGGGCCGGACTCCTGACCTCCCCGCTACGCGACCGCTTCGGCATCGTGCAGCGTTTGGAGTTTTACACCGCGGAGGATCTGGCCTGGATCGTCCGCCGCTCGGCGCGGATCCTGGACATCGAGACCGAGGCCGAGGGTGCCGCCGAGATCGCGCGACGCGCGCGCGGGACACCGCGCATCGCCAACCGGCTGCTGCGCCGGGTGCGTGACTTCGCCCAGGTGCGTGCCGACGGGCGCATCACCGCGGAGGTTGCCGACCAGGCGCTCGGGATGCTCAAGGTCGACGCCCTGGGTTTCGACCACATGGATCGCCGGCTGCTCGATGCCGTCATCAACAAGTTCGACGGCGGACCGGTGGGCGTGGAAAGCCTCGCGGCGGCGATCGGCGAGGAGCGCGGCACCATCGAGGACGTCCTGGAGCCGTTTCTGATTCAACAAGGCTATCTGATGCGGACCCCGCGCGGACGTGTCGCCACGCAGGCGGCTTATCTTCACCTCGGGCTGAGACCTCCGCGGAGCGTCGTCGAGCGCGCCGCCATCCCGGACCTTTTCGGCGTCGTCTCGGATTAA
- a CDS encoding FAD-linked oxidase C-terminal domain-containing protein translates to MSLIQPTRIDFEDPELSATRAELVRALRAFLPSDAVLEQQEQVQPYECDGLSAYRQLPLLVVLPRTVEEVQRILRLCHARDVPVVARGAGTGLSGGALPRGDGVLLSLARFTRILDLDPVARTARVEPGVRNLAISEAAAPHGLYYAPDPSSQIACTIGGNVAENSGGVHCLKYGLTVHNVLAVTLVTIEGELIELGSGGLDAPGYDLLALFIGSEGMLGVTVEVTVKLLPVPERAQAILAAYDDVEKAGQAVGDIIAAGIIPAGLEMMDGPAIQAAEDFVHAGYPTDAAAILICEIDGTRQEVSEEVMRVRDLLLASGATEVRTSRDDAERLMFWKGRKAAFPAVGRISPDYYCMDGTIPRRALPEVLRRTAEMSREYGLRVANVFHAGDGNMHPLILFDANKPGELERTEELGGRILELCVEVGGTITGEHGVGIEKINQMCVQFNPQELQQFHAVKAAFDPKGLLNPGKGVPTPRRCSEYRQLPDHTHRHPH, encoded by the coding sequence ATGAGTCTGATTCAACCGACCCGGATCGACTTCGAAGATCCCGAGCTGTCCGCGACGCGGGCGGAGCTTGTCCGCGCGCTGCGGGCCTTTTTGCCGTCGGATGCGGTGCTCGAGCAGCAGGAGCAGGTGCAGCCCTACGAGTGCGACGGCCTCTCGGCCTATCGGCAGTTGCCCTTGCTGGTGGTGCTGCCGCGTACGGTCGAGGAGGTGCAGCGCATCCTGCGGTTGTGTCACGCGCGGGATGTGCCGGTGGTGGCGCGCGGGGCCGGGACCGGGCTCTCGGGCGGGGCCTTGCCGCGTGGCGACGGGGTGTTGCTGAGTCTGGCGCGCTTCACGCGGATCCTCGATCTGGACCCGGTCGCACGCACCGCCCGGGTCGAGCCGGGTGTGCGCAACCTGGCGATCAGCGAGGCCGCGGCGCCGCATGGGCTCTATTACGCGCCGGATCCGTCGAGCCAGATCGCCTGCACCATCGGGGGCAATGTGGCGGAGAATTCGGGCGGGGTGCACTGCCTGAAGTACGGGCTGACGGTGCACAACGTGCTCGCGGTCACGCTGGTGACGATCGAGGGCGAGCTGATCGAGCTGGGATCGGGCGGGCTCGACGCACCCGGCTATGACCTCTTGGCGCTCTTCATCGGCTCCGAGGGGATGCTCGGCGTGACGGTCGAGGTGACGGTCAAGCTGCTGCCCGTGCCGGAGCGCGCCCAAGCCATCCTCGCGGCTTACGACGACGTGGAGAAGGCCGGTCAAGCGGTCGGCGACATCATCGCGGCCGGGATCATCCCGGCGGGTCTGGAGATGATGGACGGTCCGGCGATCCAGGCGGCGGAGGACTTCGTGCATGCCGGTTATCCGACGGACGCGGCGGCTATCCTCATCTGCGAGATCGACGGGACCCGTCAAGAGGTCTCCGAGGAGGTCATGCGGGTGCGCGATCTGCTCTTGGCCAGCGGCGCGACCGAGGTCCGGACCTCGCGCGACGATGCCGAGCGGCTGATGTTCTGGAAGGGACGCAAGGCCGCCTTCCCCGCGGTGGGTCGGATCTCGCCGGACTATTACTGCATGGACGGCACCATCCCGCGCCGCGCCCTGCCCGAGGTGCTGCGGCGCACCGCGGAGATGTCGCGCGAGTACGGGCTGCGGGTCGCCAATGTCTTTCACGCCGGGGACGGCAACATGCACCCCTTGATCCTCTTCGATGCCAATAAGCCGGGCGAGCTGGAGCGGACCGAGGAGCTGGGCGGGCGCATCCTGGAGCTGTGCGTCGAGGTCGGCGGGACCATCACGGGCGAGCACGGGGTGGGGATCGAGAAGATCAATCAGATGTGCGTCCAGTTCAACCCCCAGGAGCTGCAGCAGTTCCACGCGGTCAAGGCGGCGTTCGATCCGAAGGGGCTGCTGAACCCGGGCAAGGGGGTGCCGACGCCGAGACGTTGCTCGGAGTATCGACAGCTTCCGGATCACACGCATCGGCACCCGCACTGA